A genomic segment from Streptomyces sp. NBC_00459 encodes:
- a CDS encoding PH domain-containing protein yields the protein METGSPETAGETLGEGHDEERGEPVWTGLPRDLLRMRRLLLVVWLVPLTLGAGLLPGLLAGPAWAAFALLPLVLLLWGWRMLGRNWASWRYAERADDLLISRGVLWREETIVPYGRMQLVEVTSGPVARHFGLASVQLHTAAAATDALIPGLEPAEAERLRDRLTELGQARSAGL from the coding sequence ATGGAGACGGGGAGCCCGGAAACCGCGGGCGAAACGCTGGGCGAGGGGCACGACGAAGAGCGCGGCGAACCGGTCTGGACCGGGCTGCCGCGGGACCTGCTGCGGATGCGCAGGCTGCTGCTGGTGGTCTGGCTGGTGCCGCTGACGCTCGGTGCGGGGCTGCTGCCCGGCCTGCTCGCGGGGCCCGCCTGGGCGGCCTTCGCGCTGCTGCCGCTGGTCCTGCTGCTGTGGGGCTGGCGGATGCTGGGCCGCAACTGGGCGTCCTGGCGGTACGCCGAGCGCGCCGACGACCTGCTGATCAGCAGGGGTGTGCTGTGGCGCGAGGAGACGATCGTGCCGTACGGGCGGATGCAGCTGGTCGAGGTGACGTCCGGGCCCGTCGCGCGGCACTTCGGGCTGGCCAGCGTGCAGCTGCACACGGCCGCCGCCGCGACCGACGCGCTCATCCCGGGCCTCGAACCGGCGGAGGCCGAACGGCTGCGGGACCGGCTCACCGAGCTCGGCCAGGCCCG